The region TTCATGGTTCAAGTGGTATGTAAAATCTTGACTATTACTCGTGATTATTTTGAACAAAGAAACAACGATTGGTATTACCATAAAAGATGACTATAATTTTTTCTAACTGACAGTAATTTAACATGATGACAATGCAACAGGATGCAGCTTAATGATACTGATACGCAGGTGGGATGTTGTCGTTATATTGATAAGTTATATAGTGTGCTCTGGATTATTACTTTTTCGTATTCAGACAGATATGTACGCAGTGTTGTTTGTACTAGCGCATCTTTTGATCGCTTTTTTGGCTGTGTATCGTTTTGCTAGTTTGCTTACTCAACATATGCGGTTGCTTGAACTTCATCTGAAGCATTCTCAAAATCAAATTGATTTATCAAAGAGGCTAGAGTTAAGTGGGCCACTGCCAATGAAAAAACTGCATATGAATATTAATGAGCATTTTGATATGTGCGAAGAAAATATTGTTTCTTTATCAGAATCTATTGGCCGCCTAGTTCCAATTTCTAATGATTTATCAGAATCTTATGCTAACATGACTCAAAAGTCTCAATTGCAAGCTAGTGTCAGTAAAGTCGTCGGTGAGGATATGGAAAAAGTGTGGCAATCAACTGAAGAAGTATTAGCGCTAACGAGTATGATTGTTGAGGGGTCGATAAACTGTGAAAAGTGTGTGGCAGATGGAGTCAATACTGTTGCAAAATCCGTTAAGGCTATCCACAGTCTAGAAGAAAAAATGGATGAAGCGTTCGCAGAAGTTGAAATTCTGCAGCAAAATAGCAAGCAAATAGGCTCTATTTTAAATGTGATCACCTCCATTTCAAGCCAAACTAATCTATTGGCACTTAATGCGGCCATTGAAGCGGCAAGAGCAGGTGAACAAGGTAGAGGTTTTGCCGTGGTGGCTGACGAGGTACGCCAACTTGCAAGTAGAACAAGCGATTCAACCAAGGAAGTTAGTGGCATTATTGATTTAATCCAAGGTTCAACTGGAGTATTAGCTAAGCATCTGGACGAAAGTAAAGAGCTGCTAAAAGGCGGGGTTTCTAACATAGAGCAAGCCAATACCGAATTGAATAAGGTTGGCGATGTGATGGGGACAATGAAAGTCGATGTAGAGAAAATTGGCTCATCAATAAACAATCAAGCTAACGCTGTTTTACATGTTAAAAGCATTATTGAAGAGATCCAGGAGTTAAATCGTGAAGCGTTAAATACTTCACAGTTGCACACTGTTTCAGCAGGTGATTTGAATAATCTGGCAAGTAGTATGTATGACAAACTGTCCGTGTTTGCCTGTTCAA is a window of Shewanella sp. VB17 DNA encoding:
- a CDS encoding methyl-accepting chemotaxis protein; amino-acid sequence: MILIRRWDVVVILISYIVCSGLLLFRIQTDMYAVLFVLAHLLIAFLAVYRFASLLTQHMRLLELHLKHSQNQIDLSKRLELSGPLPMKKLHMNINEHFDMCEENIVSLSESIGRLVPISNDLSESYANMTQKSQLQASVSKVVGEDMEKVWQSTEEVLALTSMIVEGSINCEKCVADGVNTVAKSVKAIHSLEEKMDEAFAEVEILQQNSKQIGSILNVITSISSQTNLLALNAAIEAARAGEQGRGFAVVADEVRQLASRTSDSTKEVSGIIDLIQGSTGVLAKHLDESKELLKGGVSNIEQANTELNKVGDVMGTMKVDVEKIGSSINNQANAVLHVKSIIEEIQELNREALNTSQLHTVSAGDLNNLASSMYDKLSVFACSKVISPEALKRRDQLREDAANELEQTNDNSCDFF